One Jannaschia sp. GRR-S6-38 genomic window carries:
- a CDS encoding cytochrome b/b6 domain-containing protein → MALPDAIRRRLPSRRTWLKALHWTMVPFFLWFLIVTPGDVARIGSWAVQLHSVFGLIFVTMALVWTGDLLWRGLASRPGPKLRGAARAIHRPLHLTIIWGLFGVALTGFLIGLTASRILFAGGILPIAPPMGLPEANRWVGTLHTIEFYILGGIVAFHAAFHIWRHLRLRDNALRIMAPRVLHRFL, encoded by the coding sequence ATGGCGCTGCCCGACGCGATCCGCCGCCGCCTGCCCAGCCGCCGCACCTGGCTCAAGGCCCTTCACTGGACGATGGTGCCCTTCTTCCTCTGGTTCCTGATCGTCACGCCCGGCGACGTGGCGCGGATCGGATCCTGGGCGGTGCAGCTGCACTCGGTCTTCGGGCTGATCTTCGTGACCATGGCGCTGGTCTGGACGGGCGATCTGCTCTGGCGCGGCCTCGCCTCGCGCCCGGGACCGAAGCTGCGCGGCGCGGCGCGCGCGATCCACCGGCCGCTGCACCTGACGATCATCTGGGGGCTGTTCGGCGTGGCGCTGACCGGCTTCCTGATCGGGCTCACGGCCAGCCGCATCCTGTTCGCGGGCGGCATCCTGCCCATCGCGCCCCCGATGGGCCTGCCCGAGGCGAACCGCTGGGTCGGCACGCTGCACACGATCGAGTTCTACATCCTGGGCGGCATCGTCGCCTTCCACGCCGCCTTCCACATCTGGCGCCATCTGCGCCTGCGCGACAACGCGCTGCGGATCATGGCGCCCCGCGTGTTGCACCGCTTCCTGTGA
- a CDS encoding primosomal protein N' (replication factor Y) - superfamily II helicase, with translation MPSVSREPPRPPEVPKTEEHRFPCDACGGDMRFDPGGDRMVCDHCGNVEALGRSAPAAIREIDIETGLAAASDAEIEETRVLACSNCGAQVEFDPAIHAAECPFCATPVVTDTGTNRHIKPAALIPFALEERQAHDAMNAWLGGLWFAPNGLQKYARKGRKMSGIYVPFWTFDAQSESDWRGQRGDTYYVTRTVMRDGKPVQVQVPKIRWTPRRGRTRRFFDDVTILASTSLPKTHTDALEPWDMSALAPYAPQFLAGFRAEAYRIELADGLREARARMDAAIARDVRMAIGGDQQRIEAIDTRLSDVTFKHVLLPVWIAAYKYRGTSYRFVVNGQTGRVQGERPWSAVKIALAVLAALVVAAIAAALYAGAQ, from the coding sequence GTGCCCTCCGTCTCCCGCGAGCCGCCGCGCCCGCCCGAGGTCCCGAAGACCGAGGAGCATCGCTTCCCCTGCGACGCCTGCGGCGGAGACATGCGCTTCGATCCCGGCGGCGACCGCATGGTCTGCGACCATTGCGGCAATGTCGAAGCGTTGGGCCGCAGCGCCCCGGCCGCGATCCGCGAGATCGACATCGAGACGGGCCTCGCCGCCGCATCCGACGCCGAGATCGAGGAGACGCGCGTCCTCGCCTGCTCCAATTGCGGCGCGCAGGTCGAGTTCGACCCGGCCATCCACGCCGCCGAATGCCCGTTCTGCGCCACGCCCGTGGTCACCGACACCGGCACCAACCGCCATATCAAGCCCGCCGCGCTGATCCCCTTCGCACTGGAGGAGCGGCAGGCCCATGACGCGATGAACGCCTGGCTGGGCGGGCTGTGGTTCGCCCCGAACGGCTTGCAGAAATACGCCCGCAAGGGCCGCAAGATGTCGGGCATCTACGTCCCCTTCTGGACCTTCGACGCGCAGAGCGAGAGCGACTGGCGCGGTCAGCGCGGCGACACCTATTACGTGACCCGGACCGTCATGCGCGACGGCAAGCCCGTGCAGGTGCAAGTGCCCAAGATCCGCTGGACGCCGCGTCGCGGCCGCACCCGGCGGTTCTTCGACGACGTCACGATCCTCGCCTCGACGTCGCTGCCAAAGACCCATACCGACGCGCTCGAGCCTTGGGACATGTCCGCGCTGGCCCCCTACGCGCCGCAATTCCTCGCGGGATTCCGTGCCGAGGCCTACCGGATCGAGCTGGCCGACGGCCTGCGCGAGGCGCGGGCGCGGATGGACGCAGCCATCGCGCGCGACGTGCGCATGGCGATCGGCGGCGACCAGCAGCGGATCGAAGCGATCGACACGCGGCTGTCGGACGTGACCTTCAAGCATGTCCTGCTGCCGGTCTGGATCGCCGCCTACAAGTATCGCGGCACCAGCTACCGTTTCGTCGTCAACGGCCAGACCGGCCGGGTGCAGGGCGAACGCCCGTGGTCGGCCGTCAAGATCGCGCTGGCGGTCCTGGCGGCGCTGGTGGTGGCGGCCATCGCCGCGGCGCTTTATGCCGGGGCGCAATGA
- a CDS encoding carbohydrate kinase family protein, whose protein sequence is MILCAGEALIDMLPRETPDGDAFLPVPGGAVFNTAIALGRLGAPVALHTGLSRDLFGRKLAQAMADSDVENRAALSDRPTTLAFVTLTDGHAQYAFYDEGTAGRMLGLADAPSMKGIEALFIGGISLATEPCARAYEGLAIGHQHLPMMIDPNIRPNFIAHEAAFRARLERLLHAADIVKLSDEDMAWLKMTPEDVLDHGAKVLCVTEGAKGVVAVTRRGTVRVKAQKVTVVDTVGAGDTFNAGFLAGLHRAGALAGLPEAAPADDILRDALDLGSRAAAVTVSRAGANPPWARELEAADAAGGD, encoded by the coding sequence ATGATCCTCTGCGCGGGCGAAGCCCTGATCGACATGCTGCCGCGCGAGACGCCGGATGGCGACGCTTTCCTGCCGGTACCGGGCGGCGCCGTCTTCAACACCGCGATCGCGCTGGGCCGGCTCGGCGCGCCGGTCGCGCTGCATACCGGGCTCAGCCGCGACCTCTTCGGCCGGAAGCTGGCGCAGGCGATGGCGGATAGCGACGTCGAGAACCGCGCCGCGCTGTCGGATCGACCCACGACGCTGGCCTTCGTGACGCTCACCGACGGGCACGCGCAATACGCCTTCTACGACGAGGGAACGGCGGGCCGGATGCTGGGCCTCGCGGATGCGCCGTCGATGAAGGGGATCGAGGCGCTATTCATCGGCGGGATTTCCCTCGCGACCGAGCCCTGCGCCCGCGCCTATGAGGGGCTCGCCATCGGGCATCAGCACCTGCCGATGATGATCGACCCGAACATCCGCCCGAATTTCATCGCCCATGAGGCCGCCTTCCGCGCCCGGCTCGAGCGTTTGCTGCATGCCGCCGACATCGTGAAACTGTCGGACGAGGACATGGCCTGGCTCAAGATGACGCCCGAGGATGTGCTGGATCACGGGGCCAAGGTGCTCTGCGTGACCGAGGGCGCGAAGGGCGTGGTCGCCGTGACGCGGCGCGGCACGGTGCGGGTCAAGGCGCAGAAGGTGACGGTCGTCGACACCGTCGGCGCGGGCGACACGTTCAACGCGGGCTTCCTGGCGGGGCTGCACCGCGCGGGCGCGCTGGCCGGGCTGCCGGAGGCGGCGCCCGCGGACGACATCCTGCGCGACGCGCTCGATCTGGGCAGCCGCGCCGCGGCCGTCACCGTCAGCCGGGCAGGCGCCAACCCGCCCTGGGCCCGCGAGCTGGAGGCGGCGGACGCCGCCGGCGGGGATTGA
- the dtd gene encoding D-aminoacyl-tRNA deacylase codes for MRAVLQRVSEARVEIDGAVVGRCGPGMMILVCAMAGDTEANAEALAARIAKLRVFRDAEGRMNRSVLEAGGAALVVSQFTLAADTSRGNRPGFSAAAPPEEGERLYAHFCAALRDAGLAVETGRFGADMAVHLVNDGPVTIQMER; via the coding sequence TTGCGCGCCGTCCTGCAACGCGTCTCCGAGGCGCGGGTCGAGATCGACGGCGCCGTGGTCGGGCGCTGCGGGCCGGGCATGATGATCCTGGTCTGCGCCATGGCCGGCGACACCGAAGCCAATGCCGAGGCGCTCGCCGCGCGCATCGCCAAGCTGCGCGTGTTCCGCGATGCGGAGGGGCGGATGAACCGCTCGGTGCTGGAGGCCGGCGGCGCGGCGCTGGTGGTCAGCCAGTTCACGCTGGCAGCCGACACCTCGCGCGGCAACCGGCCCGGCTTTTCCGCAGCCGCCCCGCCCGAAGAAGGCGAGCGTCTCTACGCGCATTTCTGCGCGGCCCTGCGGGATGCGGGCCTCGCGGTCGAGACCGGCCGCTTCGGCGCCGACATGGCGGTCCACCTGGTCAATGACGGCCCCGTGACGATCCAGATGGAGCGCTGA
- the speD gene encoding adenosylmethionine decarboxylase, with protein MIGRHLILEHWGGLMGEAVLEAAMREAARAGGAHVLSAQFHPFEGGGVTGVLLLAESHISVHTWPEHDYAALDLFMCGTADVEAAADALDEALRPRRSDRRILVRGALRPSMKIDA; from the coding sequence ATGATCGGGCGACATCTGATCCTGGAGCACTGGGGCGGGCTGATGGGCGAGGCCGTGCTGGAGGCCGCGATGCGCGAGGCCGCCCGCGCCGGCGGCGCGCATGTCCTTTCGGCGCAGTTCCATCCCTTCGAGGGCGGCGGCGTGACCGGCGTGCTGCTGCTCGCCGAAAGCCACATCTCCGTGCACACCTGGCCCGAGCACGACTACGCGGCGCTCGATCTCTTCATGTGCGGCACGGCCGATGTCGAAGCCGCCGCCGACGCGCTGGACGAAGCCCTGCGCCCGCGCCGGTCGGACCGGCGGATCCTGGTGCGCGGGGCGTTGCGGCCCTCTATGAAGATCGACGCGTAA
- a CDS encoding polyamine aminopropyltransferase, producing MSEAARPNRGAEIWLLATTLVVAVAGLIYELIAATVSSYLLGDSIRQFSFVIGVFLAAMGVGAWASRWVIDAVTGFVRAQIGLGLIGGFAALVTFASYAATGAVALPLYGALVAVGLLSGMEIPLLARILAEIGAGRFRFENVLSVDYLGALVASLAFPVLIVPHLGLVAAGLGFGLMNLAVAGGTLWLFRARLGAGDWLGWFAAVLAVAAALVWSGPIAAALDARLYAEEIVLNERSAYQQITVTRHRERTRLHLDGAIQFDTIDEHRYHEALVHPAMAQAPRRARVLILGGGDGMAAREVLRWDPEAVVLVDLDPAVTGLFRDRADLAALNDGALRDDRVTVVNADAFTWVRDGADRFDVAILDLPDPKNLSLSRLYSAEFYRLLAARMSAQGVVVTQAGSPMFAPEAFWIVARTLRTEWSVTPYQAYVPSFGLWGFVLAVPVRMRPRQAPYPQDLRWLTPAVWSAAQVFDAETGPREGPVNTLRTHPLPRAYTAGWDRWFQ from the coding sequence TTGAGCGAGGCCGCCCGCCCCAACCGGGGCGCCGAGATCTGGCTGCTGGCGACGACGCTCGTGGTGGCCGTGGCGGGCCTGATCTACGAGCTGATCGCCGCCACGGTGTCGAGCTACCTTCTGGGCGATTCGATCCGGCAGTTCAGCTTCGTCATCGGCGTGTTCCTCGCCGCGATGGGCGTCGGCGCCTGGGCGTCGCGCTGGGTGATCGACGCGGTGACGGGCTTCGTGCGCGCGCAGATTGGGCTGGGGCTGATCGGCGGCTTCGCGGCGCTGGTCACCTTCGCCAGCTACGCGGCGACGGGGGCGGTGGCGCTGCCGCTCTACGGGGCGCTGGTGGCCGTGGGCCTGCTCTCGGGGATGGAGATCCCGCTTCTCGCCCGCATCCTGGCCGAGATCGGCGCCGGCCGCTTCCGGTTCGAGAACGTCCTCTCCGTCGATTATCTGGGCGCGCTGGTCGCGTCGCTGGCCTTCCCGGTGCTGATCGTACCGCATCTGGGCCTGGTGGCGGCGGGGCTGGGTTTCGGGCTGATGAACCTCGCCGTCGCGGGCGGAACGCTCTGGCTCTTCCGCGCGCGGCTCGGGGCGGGGGACTGGCTCGGCTGGTTCGCCGCCGTGCTGGCCGTGGCCGCGGCCCTGGTCTGGTCGGGCCCGATCGCAGCGGCGCTCGACGCGCGCCTCTACGCCGAGGAGATCGTGCTGAACGAGCGCTCCGCCTACCAGCAGATCACCGTGACGCGGCACCGCGAGCGCACGCGCCTGCATCTCGACGGCGCGATCCAGTTCGACACGATCGACGAGCATCGCTACCACGAGGCGCTGGTCCATCCGGCCATGGCGCAGGCGCCGCGCCGGGCCCGCGTGCTGATCCTGGGCGGCGGCGACGGAATGGCCGCGCGCGAGGTGCTGCGCTGGGATCCCGAGGCGGTCGTGCTGGTCGATCTGGACCCGGCGGTGACAGGCCTGTTCCGCGACCGCGCCGACCTCGCGGCGCTCAATGACGGCGCGCTGCGCGACGACCGCGTTACGGTCGTGAACGCCGATGCCTTCACCTGGGTGCGGGACGGCGCGGACCGGTTCGACGTCGCGATCCTCGACCTTCCGGATCCGAAGAACCTATCGCTTTCAAGGCTCTACAGCGCGGAGTTCTACCGGCTTCTGGCGGCCCGGATGTCGGCGCAGGGCGTGGTCGTCACGCAGGCGGGCTCGCCCATGTTCGCGCCCGAGGCGTTCTGGATCGTGGCGCGGACCCTGCGGACGGAATGGTCGGTGACGCCTTACCAAGCCTATGTGCCCAGCTTCGGCCTCTGGGGCTTCGTTCTGGCCGTCCCTGTGAGGATGCGGCCGCGCCAGGCGCCCTATCCGCAAGACCTGCGCTGGCTCACGCCCGCGGTCTGGTCCGCCGCGCAGGTCTTCGACGCCGAGACCGGGCCGCGCGAGGGGCCGGTCAACACGCTGCGGACCCATCCGCTGCCGCGGGCCTACACCGCCGGCTGGGACAGATGGTTCCAGTAG
- a CDS encoding DUF350 domain-containing protein, whose translation MTAFDGILFSEIVATIFYTFFGLFLLLGSWWLIEALTPFSLRKELEEDQNTAIAIVMGAMFIALAIIIAAVMRA comes from the coding sequence ATGACCGCCTTCGACGGCATCCTCTTCTCCGAGATCGTCGCGACGATCTTCTACACCTTCTTCGGGCTGTTCCTGCTGCTCGGCTCGTGGTGGCTGATCGAGGCGCTGACGCCCTTCAGCCTGCGCAAGGAGCTGGAGGAGGATCAGAACACCGCCATCGCCATCGTCATGGGCGCCATGTTCATCGCGCTGGCGATCATCATCGCCGCGGTGATGCGCGCTTGA
- a CDS encoding DUF4178 domain-containing protein — MTDAARAIDCPNCGAGLPVLGGGRVVMQVCSYCGAALDALDDWRVMKVFGDMPRPESPFRLGMEGRIEGVPFTIIGTLGQSETYEGRTWRWTDHMLFSPTHGYAWLTVEDGHTLLTRKQRDWPGGGFLTSAVVERSEQRPSRAWRGRTYRYYATSNWRTDFVEGAFNWRPAKDARGTTVSMMPNGRALDMLAFVEGRAGQGVEREVERTTYWPEAAAAFGATPPVPQGTHPLQPWKAEQHRGYYLALFGGLTAAALVAVLAMLSMRGEGRLVWDAPPRELSAPLAIEITNADRPVMLRLDQRLRNDWAVYGIALTGPDGAPLADTERAISYYSGTEGGESWTEGSRSVTLGFQPPAPGRYELALSQLEAGSRDAGRVPLRVTAHEGRTNITWLTVALAGFALALAWVASAPYRHRMARWKGGDWSDD; from the coding sequence ATGACCGACGCCGCCCGCGCCATCGACTGTCCGAATTGCGGCGCCGGCCTGCCGGTGCTGGGCGGCGGGCGCGTGGTGATGCAGGTCTGCTCCTATTGCGGGGCGGCGCTCGACGCGCTGGACGACTGGCGCGTGATGAAGGTCTTCGGCGACATGCCGCGCCCCGAGAGTCCGTTCCGGCTGGGGATGGAGGGCCGCATCGAGGGCGTGCCCTTCACCATCATCGGCACGCTGGGCCAGTCCGAGACCTATGAGGGCCGGACCTGGCGCTGGACCGATCACATGCTGTTCTCGCCCACCCACGGCTATGCCTGGCTGACCGTCGAGGACGGCCATACCCTGCTGACGCGCAAGCAGCGCGACTGGCCGGGCGGCGGGTTCCTGACCTCGGCCGTCGTCGAGCGGTCGGAGCAGCGGCCCAGCCGGGCCTGGCGGGGACGGACCTATCGCTATTACGCGACCTCGAACTGGCGCACCGATTTCGTCGAGGGCGCCTTCAACTGGCGGCCCGCCAAGGACGCGCGCGGAACGACCGTGTCGATGATGCCGAACGGTCGGGCCCTCGACATGCTGGCCTTCGTCGAGGGGCGGGCCGGGCAGGGCGTCGAGCGCGAGGTCGAGCGCACGACCTATTGGCCCGAGGCCGCCGCGGCCTTCGGGGCCACGCCGCCGGTGCCGCAGGGCACGCATCCGCTCCAGCCTTGGAAGGCCGAGCAGCATCGCGGATACTACCTCGCGCTGTTCGGCGGCCTGACGGCCGCGGCGCTGGTCGCGGTGCTGGCGATGCTGTCGATGCGCGGCGAGGGGCGGCTGGTCTGGGATGCCCCGCCGCGCGAGCTGTCGGCGCCGCTGGCGATCGAGATCACGAATGCCGATCGGCCGGTGATGCTGCGGCTCGACCAGCGCCTGCGAAACGACTGGGCCGTCTACGGCATCGCGCTGACCGGGCCCGACGGTGCGCCGCTGGCCGATACCGAGCGCGCGATCAGCTACTATTCGGGCACAGAGGGCGGCGAAAGCTGGACCGAGGGCAGCCGTAGCGTCACTCTGGGCTTTCAGCCGCCGGCGCCGGGCCGCTACGAACTGGCGCTGTCGCAGCTCGAGGCGGGCAGCCGCGACGCGGGCCGCGTACCGCTGCGCGTCACCGCCCACGAGGGACGCACCAACATCACCTGGCTGACCGTCGCCCTGGCGGGCTTTGCGCTGGCGCTGGCCTGGGTGGCCTCGGCCCCCTACCGTCACCGCATGGCCCGCTGGAAGGGCGGCGACTGGAGCGACGACTGA
- a CDS encoding DUF4178 domain-containing protein, producing the protein MERSNCPNCGAALPPILAFARMVNCEFCGSAVLLDGEVVRKTGEAGAMLDAPELIYLGRSVRLAGQVFEPQGHVRYDYGRGHWDEYFGSLAGEGVWVSVDEGDVAIQRPADPPPPGGRELFRVGATVDHAGLRWTCTEVDDAVATAFRGQLPEPVSIGDRHLYANFAGHGGAILSGEIWSEGGRDRAAWFFGHWVDPFEVEEA; encoded by the coding sequence ATGGAACGCTCCAACTGTCCCAATTGCGGCGCCGCGCTGCCGCCGATCCTGGCCTTCGCGCGGATGGTGAATTGCGAATTCTGCGGCTCGGCCGTGCTGCTGGACGGCGAGGTCGTGCGGAAGACGGGCGAGGCGGGCGCGATGCTCGATGCGCCCGAGCTGATCTATCTGGGCCGGTCCGTGCGCCTGGCGGGTCAGGTCTTCGAGCCGCAGGGCCATGTCCGCTACGATTACGGGCGGGGCCATTGGGACGAGTATTTCGGCAGCCTCGCCGGCGAGGGCGTCTGGGTCTCGGTCGACGAGGGCGACGTCGCGATCCAGCGCCCGGCCGATCCCCCGCCGCCGGGCGGGCGCGAGCTGTTCCGCGTGGGCGCCACGGTCGACCATGCGGGACTGCGTTGGACCTGCACCGAGGTGGACGACGCCGTGGCCACCGCGTTCCGTGGCCAGCTGCCCGAGCCCGTATCCATCGGCGACCGGCATCTCTACGCCAATTTCGCGGGCCATGGCGGCGCGATCCTCTCGGGCGAGATCTGGTCCGAGGGCGGCCGCGACCGCGCCGCGTGGTTCTTCGGCCACTGGGTCGATCCCTTCGAGGTGGAGGAGGCATGA
- the otnK gene encoding 3-oxo-tetronate kinase, translated as MPETFFGAIADDFTGATDLAAMLSRAGVPVTLRIGLPGPGAVPAPFEVIALKIRTTPPEDAVSEARAALRWLRKQGAQRLFWKYCSTFDSTPQGNIGPVADALMNDLGVERTVHCPAFPENGRRVFMGKLFVGEELLSESPMKDHPLTPMRDSDLQRLLAPQVRRETALVALPVVRAGAAAIAEAIAARRGHVVVDAVETEDLAAIAAAVAEMPLVCGGSAIAQPLPALWRAAGAVARADATLPVPAPGQVVLSGSCSAMTRKQVGRYLDAGATGYRLDPLELAKGQLTHAREWLAAQDPAAPKIIFATAEPKSVAAAQEALGVTRAGALVEEALAQLAQDARAMGIARIVVAGGETSGAVTRALGVESLTLGPEIAPGVPWCFTGDGAALALKSGNFGAETFFTDAFALLGDGPSAAAS; from the coding sequence ATGCCCGAGACGTTCTTCGGCGCCATCGCCGACGATTTCACCGGCGCGACCGACCTTGCTGCGATGCTGTCGCGCGCGGGCGTCCCGGTCACGCTGCGCATCGGCCTGCCGGGCCCCGGGGCCGTGCCCGCGCCCTTCGAGGTGATCGCGCTGAAGATCCGCACCACCCCGCCCGAGGACGCCGTGTCCGAGGCCCGCGCGGCGCTGCGCTGGCTGCGCAAGCAGGGCGCGCAGCGGCTGTTCTGGAAATACTGCTCGACCTTCGACAGCACGCCGCAGGGCAATATCGGCCCCGTGGCCGATGCGCTGATGAACGATCTGGGCGTCGAGCGCACGGTGCATTGCCCGGCCTTCCCCGAGAATGGCCGCCGCGTCTTCATGGGCAAGCTCTTCGTCGGCGAGGAGCTTCTGAGCGAGAGCCCGATGAAGGATCACCCGCTGACGCCAATGCGCGATTCCGACCTACAGCGCCTTCTGGCCCCGCAGGTCCGGCGCGAGACGGCGCTGGTCGCGCTGCCGGTGGTGCGCGCGGGGGCCGCGGCGATTGCGGAGGCGATCGCGGCACGGCGCGGGCATGTCGTGGTCGATGCCGTCGAGACCGAGGACTTGGCCGCCATCGCCGCGGCCGTGGCCGAGATGCCGCTTGTCTGCGGCGGATCGGCCATCGCGCAGCCCTTGCCCGCGCTCTGGCGCGCGGCGGGGGCGGTCGCGCGGGCGGACGCGACGCTTCCCGTGCCGGCGCCGGGGCAGGTCGTGCTGTCGGGCTCCTGCTCGGCGATGACGCGCAAGCAGGTGGGCCGCTACCTGGACGCGGGCGCGACCGGCTACCGGCTCGACCCGCTGGAATTGGCGAAGGGCCAGCTGACCCATGCGCGCGAATGGCTGGCGGCGCAGGACCCGGCCGCGCCGAAGATCATCTTCGCCACCGCCGAGCCCAAATCCGTGGCTGCCGCGCAGGAGGCGCTGGGCGTCACCCGTGCCGGCGCGCTGGTCGAGGAGGCGCTGGCGCAGCTGGCCCAGGACGCCCGCGCGATGGGAATCGCCCGCATCGTCGTCGCGGGGGGCGAGACCTCGGGCGCGGTGACCCGCGCGCTGGGCGTCGAGAGCCTGACGCTCGGGCCGGAGATCGCGCCGGGCGTGCCCTGGTGCTTCACCGGGGACGGCGCCGCACTGGCCCTGAAATCAGGGAATTTCGGCGCCGAGACCTTCTTCACCGACGCCTTCGCGCTGCTGGGCGACGGGCCTTCCGCCGCGGCGTCCTGA
- a CDS encoding aminotransferase: protein MPDTVLPDDWDARAKRHSFFGFTDLPSIAERGTVVLTRGEGPYVIDTEGRRYLDANSGLWNMIAGFDHPELIATAQAQYARFPGYHAFFGRMADTTVELSETLAEVAPFEDAKVFYTNSGSEANDTMVKMLWFLHAAEGRPQARKILTRGNAYHGVTVVSASMTGKPYNSVFGLPLPGFIHLTCPHFWREGRDGESEAAFTARLAAELEEVIAREGADTIAGFFAEPVQGAGGVIPPSEGYFDAILPVLRAHGIPVIADEVITGFGRTGELWGCESYGFVPDAIISSKALTAGFFPMGAVILGPELSDRMSRAVDAIEEFPHGFTASGHPVGCAIALKAIELVRGGLLDDVRRLTPRFEAGLAKLAAHPHIGEWRGRGLMGALEAVKDKATKTPWDSHLSVSERIANTCTDHGLICRPLGQSIVLCPPFIMTDAQMDEMFDKLGGALDEVFAGLA, encoded by the coding sequence ATGCCCGACACCGTTTTGCCCGACGACTGGGACGCCCGCGCCAAGCGGCACAGCTTCTTCGGCTTCACCGACCTGCCCTCAATCGCTGAGCGCGGGACGGTCGTCTTGACCCGCGGCGAGGGGCCCTATGTCATCGACACCGAGGGCCGCCGCTACCTCGATGCGAATTCGGGCCTCTGGAACATGATCGCGGGATTCGACCATCCCGAGCTGATCGCGACCGCGCAGGCGCAATACGCGCGCTTCCCGGGCTACCACGCCTTCTTCGGCCGCATGGCCGACACCACGGTCGAGCTGTCCGAGACACTGGCCGAGGTCGCGCCCTTCGAGGATGCGAAGGTGTTCTACACCAATTCCGGGTCCGAGGCGAACGACACCATGGTCAAGATGCTGTGGTTCCTGCACGCCGCCGAAGGGCGCCCGCAGGCCCGCAAGATCCTGACCCGCGGCAATGCCTATCACGGGGTCACCGTCGTCTCGGCCTCGATGACCGGCAAGCCCTACAATTCCGTCTTCGGCCTGCCCCTGCCGGGCTTCATCCACCTGACCTGTCCGCATTTCTGGCGCGAGGGCCGCGACGGCGAGAGCGAGGCCGCGTTCACCGCGCGCCTCGCCGCCGAGCTGGAAGAGGTCATCGCCCGCGAAGGCGCCGACACGATCGCAGGCTTCTTCGCCGAGCCGGTGCAGGGGGCGGGCGGCGTGATCCCCCCGTCCGAGGGCTATTTCGACGCGATCCTGCCGGTCCTGCGGGCGCACGGCATCCCGGTCATCGCCGACGAGGTCATCACGGGCTTCGGGCGTACGGGCGAGCTCTGGGGCTGCGAGAGCTACGGCTTCGTGCCGGACGCCATCATCTCGTCGAAGGCGCTGACCGCCGGGTTCTTCCCGATGGGCGCCGTCATCCTGGGGCCCGAGCTGTCGGACCGCATGAGCCGGGCCGTCGACGCGATCGAGGAGTTTCCGCATGGCTTCACCGCCTCGGGCCATCCGGTCGGCTGCGCCATCGCGCTCAAGGCGATCGAACTGGTGCGCGGCGGGCTGCTCGACGATGTCCGCCGCCTGACCCCCCGGTTCGAGGCCGGCCTCGCGAAGCTGGCCGCGCATCCGCATATCGGCGAATGGCGCGGGCGCGGGCTGATGGGCGCGCTGGAGGCGGTGAAGGACAAGGCGACGAAGACGCCCTGGGACAGCCATCTCTCGGTCAGCGAGCGCATCGCCAACACCTGCACCGATCATGGGCTGATCTGCCGCCCGCTGGGACAATCGATCGTGCTCTGCCCGCCCTTCATCATGACCGACGCGCAGATGGACGAGATGTTCGACAAGCTGGGCGGCGCCCTGGACGAGGTCTTCGCCGGTCTCGCCTGA
- the phaR gene encoding polyhydroxyalkanoate synthesis repressor PhaR, with protein sequence MADETKPLLIKRYASRRLYNTETSDYVTLDDIAGFIRAGREVKIVDLKSGDDLTRSYLLQIIAEHESKGESVLPLAVLTDLVRSYTGAAQSVVPEFLAHSFEMLRSGQSKLVENMTAMNPMSQMPGFKAMQEQQAAFFKAMTGGLKPPTGGEAAPETGEAAPDRSAEELDDIRKQLAQMQAMLAKMNK encoded by the coding sequence ATGGCGGACGAAACGAAGCCGCTCCTGATCAAGCGCTACGCCAGCCGGCGGCTCTACAACACCGAGACCAGCGACTATGTCACGCTGGACGACATCGCGGGCTTCATCCGCGCCGGGCGCGAGGTGAAGATCGTCGACCTGAAATCCGGCGACGACCTGACCCGCTCCTACCTTCTGCAGATCATCGCCGAGCACGAGTCGAAGGGCGAAAGCGTCCTGCCGCTCGCCGTGCTGACCGATCTCGTCCGCTCCTACACGGGCGCGGCGCAATCGGTCGTGCCGGAATTCCTCGCGCATAGCTTCGAGATGCTGCGCTCGGGCCAGTCGAAGCTGGTCGAGAACATGACCGCGATGAACCCGATGTCGCAGATGCCCGGCTTCAAGGCGATGCAGGAGCAGCAGGCCGCGTTCTTCAAGGCGATGACGGGTGGCTTGAAGCCCCCCACCGGCGGCGAGGCCGCGCCCGAGACGGGCGAGGCGGCGCCCGACCGCTCCGCCGAGGAGCTCGACGACATCCGCAAGCAGCTGGCGCAGATGCAGGCGATGCTGGCCAAGATGAACAAGTAG